A portion of the Streptomyces sp. NBC_00376 genome contains these proteins:
- a CDS encoding AAA family ATPase → MTLQRYATTAGVAHGAMPAQAGAPARAASGAHAPVVRDLRERSGRSPRGLRFAAGDVVVVSGLPGSGKSTLIRRAVTSAHAIDSQDTRDRWARVMPRLLPYALYRPLVRAAHYWGLWRVLRSGESAVVHDCGTQSWVRGWLARDARRRGRGLHLVLLDVTPQTAREGQRERGRGVSGYAFARHRRAVARLLRATEAGLLPPGCASAVLLDREAAGRLGRIAFADGRPDSL, encoded by the coding sequence ATGACGTTGCAGCGGTACGCGACGACCGCGGGGGTCGCGCACGGCGCGATGCCCGCACAGGCGGGGGCCCCGGCGAGGGCCGCGTCGGGCGCGCACGCGCCCGTGGTGCGGGATCTGCGGGAGCGGTCCGGGCGCAGTCCGCGCGGCCTGCGTTTCGCGGCGGGTGACGTGGTGGTGGTCTCCGGGCTGCCCGGCAGCGGCAAGTCGACGCTCATCCGGCGGGCGGTGACATCGGCGCACGCCATCGACTCCCAGGACACCCGTGACCGCTGGGCCCGGGTCATGCCGCGCTTACTCCCCTACGCCCTCTACCGTCCGCTCGTCCGCGCCGCCCACTACTGGGGGCTGTGGCGGGTGCTGCGTTCCGGGGAGTCCGCCGTCGTCCACGACTGCGGGACCCAGTCGTGGGTGCGCGGCTGGCTGGCCCGTGACGCCCGGCGCCGGGGCCGGGGCCTGCACCTCGTCCTGCTCGACGTGACGCCGCAGACCGCCAGGGAGGGCCAGCGCGAGCGCGGACGCGGCGTATCGGGATACGCCTTCGCCCGGCACCGCAGGGCGGTGGCCAGGCTGCTGCGGGCGACCGAGGCGGGCCTGCTGCCGCCCGGGTGCGCCTCGGCGGTGCTGCTGGACCGGGAGGCGGCGGGAAGGCTCGGCCGGATCGCGTTCGCGGACGGGCGGCCCGACAGCCTCTGA
- a CDS encoding enhanced serine sensitivity protein SseB: MDVPAQVQSHPQGGWPANELEEVLMASVGSPEAGGRLVEVLGRSQVWVPLPNGGGPDSAALDLPTVEIEGAAYVPVFSSEQQFLACVGTHMSFTVAPARDFARGLPPQLGIAVNPGGAVGMPLPPPAVAELCRAGRTPLDGPASGGRVRLYEPDWKEEPVDFLAAAAGEFEESGVVLSARRALASIEGGDPVLFIGVEFSTWEGAGRNAPMDALGRALGRVEVPWPVNLVLLDVAQDPVGDWMRERIRPFYQRAAV, translated from the coding sequence GTGGACGTTCCGGCACAGGTCCAGTCCCATCCGCAGGGCGGATGGCCGGCCAATGAGCTCGAAGAAGTGCTGATGGCCTCGGTGGGCAGCCCGGAGGCGGGCGGGCGGCTCGTCGAGGTGCTCGGCCGCAGCCAGGTCTGGGTGCCGCTGCCCAACGGCGGGGGACCCGACTCGGCGGCCCTGGACCTGCCGACGGTGGAGATCGAGGGCGCCGCGTACGTCCCCGTCTTCAGCTCCGAGCAGCAGTTCCTCGCCTGCGTCGGTACCCACATGTCCTTCACCGTCGCGCCCGCCCGCGACTTCGCCCGCGGACTGCCGCCGCAGCTCGGCATAGCCGTGAACCCGGGCGGCGCGGTCGGGATGCCGCTGCCGCCGCCCGCGGTGGCCGAGCTCTGCCGGGCCGGGCGCACCCCGCTGGACGGTCCGGCCAGCGGCGGCCGGGTCCGGCTGTACGAGCCGGACTGGAAGGAGGAGCCGGTCGACTTCCTCGCCGCGGCGGCCGGTGAGTTCGAGGAGAGCGGCGTCGTGCTCTCCGCCCGCCGGGCGCTGGCCAGCATCGAGGGCGGCGACCCGGTCCTCTTCATCGGCGTCGAGTTCTCCACCTGGGAGGGCGCCGGGCGCAATGCCCCGATGGACGCCCTCGGCCGCGCTCTGGGCCGGGTCGAGGTTCCCTGGCCGGTCAATCTCGTACTGCTCGATGTGGCACAGGACCCGGTCGGCGACTGGATGCGGGAGCGGATCCGCCCGTTCTATCAGCGAGCGGCCGTATAG
- a CDS encoding enhanced serine sensitivity protein SseB C-terminal domain-containing protein, with the protein MSASGTAAAGQVEHMLRQVTPGRYDAYEALLQALANGRIWMLLWQGQAGSPDAQYGNMEVDGLGYAPCVTSAQELSVSGWNRAHELVGGRDIARTLFPDRWGIWLNPHAPGGGVGIPWLDLRRIATGLDRMPAGPLRLTEPAIEIPQFYALLTQNAHHTPAIRSLRRAWVQPALGVPYLTIGLDLYDTSPPSVDAARAMMQQSVSAVPEGLPVSTVAMSDEYDPVAMWLRANARPFYDREAHAPAAPVAGYGYPPQGAY; encoded by the coding sequence GTGAGTGCGTCAGGCACCGCGGCGGCCGGGCAGGTCGAGCACATGCTGCGCCAAGTGACGCCCGGGCGCTACGACGCGTACGAGGCGCTGCTGCAGGCCCTCGCGAACGGCCGGATCTGGATGCTCCTCTGGCAGGGCCAGGCGGGTTCGCCCGACGCCCAGTACGGAAACATGGAGGTCGACGGCCTCGGCTACGCCCCCTGTGTGACCTCCGCCCAGGAGCTCTCGGTGAGCGGCTGGAACCGCGCCCACGAGCTGGTCGGCGGCCGGGACATCGCCCGCACACTCTTCCCCGACCGCTGGGGCATCTGGCTCAACCCGCACGCCCCGGGCGGCGGCGTGGGCATCCCCTGGCTGGACCTGCGCCGGATCGCCACCGGCCTCGACCGGATGCCCGCGGGCCCGCTCCGGCTCACCGAGCCGGCCATCGAGATCCCGCAGTTCTACGCCCTGCTCACGCAGAACGCCCACCACACCCCGGCGATCCGTTCGCTGCGCCGTGCCTGGGTGCAGCCCGCGCTCGGCGTCCCGTACCTCACCATCGGCCTCGATCTCTACGACACGAGCCCGCCCTCGGTGGACGCGGCGCGCGCGATGATGCAGCAGTCGGTCTCCGCCGTCCCGGAGGGGCTGCCCGTCTCCACCGTCGCGATGTCCGACGAGTACGACCCGGTGGCGATGTGGCTGCGCGCCAACGCCCGCCCGTTCTACGACCGTGAGGCGCACGCCCCGGCGGCCCCCGTCGCGGGCTACGGCTACCCGCCGCAGGGCGCGTACTGA